The Clostridium sp. DL-VIII DNA window AATTAATTCAAATACTATTGTATTATTATACAAATGCATGCAACATAATAGAAAAAATGAAGATTATGAAGAAAAATTAAAAAGGGTTAACCTAAAAATAAAAAATGAAGTGGGAATTAGTAATAATATATCTACAGGGAAAATATATAATAAACTATTAGAAATATATAAGTCTTTTGATATAGCAAAGGAAACACTTGAATTTGGAAAGAAAATGCATCCTGAAGATAATGTTTATATGTTTGAGTCATTAAAGTATGCTATGTTATTTTTTCAAAATAATGCAAAATGGAAAGTCAATGAGTTGGAAGCAACATATAAATTAATTGAAGTAAATGATAAGAATAAAGTGTTGAGGAAAACACTAAAAGTACTTATAGAAGAGAATGGGGAATTAAACAATGTAGCAAATAGGCTATATATTCATAGAAATACGCTAGGTTATCGTTTGGATAAAATCTACAAGTTAACCAATAGAAATCCTAGGAAATATACTGATTTATTTTGGCTTTATAGTGCAATAATTAATTTTGAGATAGATAGCAACGAAATTAATATTTAATCACATTATAAAATAAATTAGATAGAATTTTATTATGTGCTTTAGCGTGAAAAAACCACATGCTATGCGTGTGGTGAATGGACGGTTATACCGTTTAAAATCAAACTAATAAAGGCTTGTGAACTATATTTTTTTATGAACATGAATATATATCTAAACTAACACAGTTAGTGCAAAAACTATAAATTTACTTCAGAATTTAAGTTTTACAACTATATTTAAAATATTAAGATAACCTCATAATTAAAAAATATATGAACAGTTTTAATCAAAAAAACGCTTTTATATATTTTTTAGCCTTTTAGGCGTAGTGCAAGCCCGTTTTACGGGTGGTACTGACTTTTGACACTATGAGGATTAACCAAGTATGCCGAATATAACTATGATGATTGTTACGAGCTATATTAATATATAATGAAGTAACACATTATAAAAAGCCTAAAAAAGTACATATATAATAGAGTTTAATTAAAAATCATGAGTGGAATCAAGGAGAGCTCCAACAACCATTCATGTTTTTTTATTTCTGTGACTAATAGTTATTATACATGAGAACTTAGTGCAATGACTTGCAGAGGGAATGTGAAAGTGATCACTCCAGTAAATAAGTAAACAGGAATGAGAGTATCTTCTATTTAAATTCGGTTAAATATGTGTTGGGAAAAAGAAATAATAGTAAATTAATAAAGAGTGTTTAAAAAAAATAATTGTGCAAATAGATAAAAAAGAAAATTTGAAAACGATTAATATTTGTGCGATTGAATATTGAATGAAGCATAGAAAAACATGATAATAATATCACAAGGTGTTCGCGAAGGCCTTTAAGGGATTATGGTTAGAAATTAAATGTTGTTTTATTCATTATCAAATTTTAAGTCAAATGATAACGAATACATGAATGAAGATATTTTAAGGAAGTGAAATTTATGATACAAGAAAATACTAGAACTAGTAGTAATATAGGAAAGCGTACTAAATACAGGTTTGTAGCATTAGCTATGATACTTGCATTATTAACATTAAGTACTGCGGACCGTGCAGCGATTTCAATTGCTGCTGGTGGAATGCAAAAAGCTTTAAGTTTAAACAAAACTAGTATGGGAGTTCTTATGTCTGCCTTCAGTTGGGCTTATGTTATAGGACAATTACCATCAGGGTGGCTGGGAGATAAAATAGGTTCGAAAAAGATTATGGCTATTGGTGTAGCATTTTGGTCATTGGCTACCTTTGCCATGGGATTTAGTGGTTGGTTTTTCTTTTCTTTCGGGTTACTTATATTTCTAAGAATTTGTCTTGGAGCATTTGAAACTCCAGTTGGACCAGGTTCAGGAAGAATACTAGCTGCTTGGTTCCCAACATCAGAACGTGGTGTTGCAGGTTCAATATATAATAGTGCACAATATGTTTCCATTGCTATTTTTTCACCTTTTATGGGATTGCTGGCATTTAAGTATGGTTGGGAATATGTATATTTGATAATGGGAGCTTTAGGATTTGTATTCCTAGCTGCATGGTTAAAACTTTTCCACGTACCTAGAAAACACCCTAAAGTAAATCAAGCTGAACTTGATTATATAACTGAAGGTGGAGGAGTAATTGATTTAGATAGTAATCTTGGAAATGCAGACTCGAAGGCTGCTGCAAAATCAAGTTTCAGCTGGAGTGATGTTGGTAAACTATTTAAAAGCAGGATGCTTGTAGGTATTTTTATTGCTCAGTATTGTGTTAATGCTATTACGTATTTTTTCATGACATGGTTTCCTAATTATTTGGTAACTGCAAGACATTTTTCTATATTAAATGCAGGAATTGTAGCTTCATTACCAGCTGTTTTTGGATGTATTGGAGGTTTATCAAGCGGTTTTGTATCAGATGGTATATTGAAAAAATCAGGATCTTTAAGTCTTGCTAGAAAAATCCCTATAACTATTGGATTACTTCTTAGTGCAAGTATTATTCTATGTAATTATACTGATTCAAATACAGTAGTTATTGCTTTTATGTGCTTAGCTTTCTTTGGAAAAGGTTTTGGTTCATTAGGTTGGACAGTAATAAGTGATACAGCCCCGAAAAAAATCGTAGGTGTAGCAAGTGGTGTTTTCAATGGTCTTGGTAATCTAGCTGGGATTATAGTTCCTGTTATTATAGGTATGATCGTTGACAAAACTGGATCATTTAGTGGTGCATTACTATTTGTTGGTATACATGGAGTTATAGCTGTGTTAAGTTATTGGATAATAGTAGGCAGAATTCAGAGACTTGAACTTGAATAAATAACTTTTTTTAGAGATACCTATTTGGTATCTCTAAAATTTTTTTTGTTTTTTATTATTGTAAGTAAATATTGATATAAAGGTATAAATTATCTCACCATACAAGGTTTTTTATTATTAAATTCCCATCCTGGTATTAAGTATTGCATTCCCATTGCATCATTACGTGCACCAAGACAGTGCTTGTTGTATAACTCGTTAGCTTTAGCTACTTGATCCATATCAATTTCTATACCTAAGCCTGGTTTTTCAGGAATTGACACTGATTGTAATGAAAGACTGTGTACAAATTGTCTCCAGTCAGTTGCAATCATATTTGTAGCTGTTGGGAGTCCTGTTTCTCTTCTGAATTCTACCATTACTTCTCTTCCTGAGAATCCATTTTCAGCTCCACATGGATCTTCTGCATAAGCTAAAATTCCATGCATATCTTTACATAATCTTATAGCATCTCTTAATAACCATCCGCCGTTTGGATCAAGAGTTATACGAGCTTTTGGGAAACGTTCATGTAAAGCAATTATAGCTTCAATTTCTTCTTCCCCTCTTAAAACGCCACCTTTTAATTTGAAATCTTCAAATCCATAAAGTTCATGAGTTGCTTCAGCTAACTTTAATATTTTTTTCGGTGTCATAGCTTCTTCTGTACGTATGCGGTAGCACTCGTTTAAGAAAAAATAAGCTATCTAAAGAAAAACGAATTATGCATACGAATGAAAAAAACATGTTGAAAACGATTGATATTCGTGCAAATGAATATTGAATTAGATTGTTAAAAATATGATAATCTATATATAAATTATTTCTAAGAAAGCCAACTTCTTTCTAGAAAATAATTTGGGATTTCTAAAACTTATATAAGTATATTGTAAAAGAAAACGTTTTTTGGAAAATATGAAGAATGTGAAAATTTTAATTAAGTTTTTTAAATGATGAAAAAATGAAAGTAGTATATAAAATTAACATTTTATAGTCTAAATTCTATCTTATTATCTAAAAATCGAAATTAGAAATACATTAATTAAAGGAGAGAGTGATATGGCACTAGTTACAGTTGCATTTGGTGTATTAATATTATTAATATTAATGATGGGATTTAAAATTGATGGATTTATTTCACTAATTTTAGTTTCTTTAATTGTTGGTCTTATGTTAGGAATGCCTTTAGACAAAGTTACAGCGTCTATGTATAAGGGAGTTGGAAGTCAACTGCAAAGTTTAATATTTATTCTTGCATTTGGAGCAATGCTTGGTAAGTTGCTATCTGATTCAGGGGCAGCTTCTCGTATAGCTACAACTCTTATTAACAAATTTGGAAAGAAAAATGCTAGGTGGGCAATGTTATTAACTGCACTTGTTGTTGGTATTACAATGTTTTATGAAGCAGGGTTTATCGTATTAATCCCTATAGTTTATACTGTAGTTATTGAAATGGATATTCCATTAATGTCTGCCGGTTTACCAGTAGTTACTGGATTATCAATTACACATACATTTTTACCACCGCATCCAGGCCCAGCATTAGTTGTTTCAACATATGGAGCAAGCATGGGTAAAACGTTACTTTTAGGTCTTTTGATTGCGATACCATCTATAATAATTTTAGAACTGTTTTATAATAAATCAAAATGGGCTTTAAGTGCAAAAGCTTCAATTCCAGAAGGATTAGCATCTAGACAAAAATTTAAAGAAGAGGAACTACCAGGGTTTGGTATAAGCGTATTTACAGCGTTAATTCCTATATTCTTAATTGCTGCTTCAACTTTTGGTGAGCTCTTGTTAGATAAAAATTCAATAGCGTTGAAATATATAAACTTCATTGGTGATGGACCAATTGCTTTACTAATTTCTGTATTATTTGCTACTTACACTCTTGGTATTGCCCGTGGCAAAAAGATGGAAGAAGTAATGAAAAGTTTAGCAGGTTCAGTAAAAGCTATTGCCATGATACTATTAGTAATTGGTGCTGGTGGTGCCTTTAAACAAGTAATTGTTGATGCAGGTATAGGTAATGCAGTTAATGAACTTACTAAAAATATAAATATTTCACCTTTAATATTGGCTTGGATTATTGCAGCAGCCGTAAGAACTGCAGTTGGTTCAGCAACAGTAGCTATATCTACAGCTTCTGGTATAATATTACCAATGATAGCAACATCAGGGGTTAATATAGAATTGATGGTTTTAGCTACATCATGCGGTAGTATGTTTGCGTCACATGTTAATGATCCAGGATTTTGGATGTTTAAAGAATATTTCAACCTATCTGTTGTTGATGCTATAAAGGTAAGAACTCCATATACATGTCTTTTATCAGTATTTGGTTTAATCGGGGTGCTAATTTTAAGTAATTTCTTCTAAAATAGGTTTAAGTTAAGTCTATACGCGAGTATGTTATTAAAAGTTAGTAAGTATATTTTTAAGATATAAGTTAGTCGATTATAGTTACATAGCTAAATATGAATTAAAATAGAAAAAATATAAAAGCTGTCTCAAAATAGAAAATTAATTTCTGTTCTGGGATAGCTTATTTTTCTGTTGACTAAATATAAATAATTGATTTGTTGAGTCAAAATCTAAAGGAATGTTGATTACTAATTTAACAGCAAACAGGAATCTTGTGGAATAATTACATTTTGAAGTCTTCTGTTTGCTTATAAAATTAAAACGGATAAAAGGTGCAATAGAAAGATTATATTCACTAAGAGTGTTACAAAATAACTAAAACTATTTTAAACACTTGTAAACATATGCAAGAAAGTCGATAACATTGAAGAGATAAAGTTTTATGTTGTATAAAAATCACACAAAAAAATGCTTAAAAAATCTAAATTCTTTGTATATATGCACATTGTTTACTGTTCTTATTTTAAGTATAATTAACTCATGAAAAAGTTATCAATGCTGATTAATTAGGCGATGAGTTAAAAGGTAGTTGATAATAGAATCTACAAAATATTAAAAGGGTCATATGGACATTAAATTGTTGTGACTGGAGGTGAATTATGAAAATAGTTATAGCGCCTGATTCGTTTAAAGGTAGTTTGACAGCTCTTGAAGTAGCAAATTCTATTGAAGAGGGACTTGAAGAATATAACAAAGATTTTATAATTGAAAAAGTACCTATGGCTGATGGCGGAGAAGGAACAGTTGAGTCTTTAGTTTCACTTACAAATGGGGAAATAATAAATGTAGAAGTTAAAGATCCACTTTTGAGAGAAATAAAAGGCTTTTATGGACTACTTGGCGATAAAAAAACAGCTGTAATAGAAATGGCAGCGGCTTCAGGATTACCATTACTAAAGGAAAATGAAAGAAATCCTCTTATAACATCTTCATATGGAACAGGACAATTAATAAAAGATGCATTAGATAGAGGTTGCAAGAATTTCATAATTGGAATAGGTGGTAGCGCTACCAATGATGGCGGAACAGGTATGTTGAAAGCATTAGGAGCAAGATTTTTAGATAAAGCTAACAAGGAAATTAGCGATGGAGCAGCTGAATTAGATCAATTATATAAAATTGATATGACAGGTTTTGACGAAAGAATTTTTGAATGTGATATAAAAGTTGCTTGTGATGTTGAAAATCCTCTTTGCGGAGATAATGGAGCTTCCTTTATATTTGGAGCGCAAAAAGGTGCTGATAAACCAATGATGAAAGTTTTGGATAATAATTTATGCCACTATGGAAAGATTTTAGAGAATACCTTTAATCTTGAGGTAATTAATGTTCCAGGAGCTGGAGCAGCAGGAGGTATGGGTGCTGCATTAATAGCGGTAGTTAGAGCCAAATTAGAACGTGGTATAGATATTATTATCAGAGAAAGTGAACTTAGTGAAAAATT harbors:
- a CDS encoding MFS transporter, which codes for MIQENTRTSSNIGKRTKYRFVALAMILALLTLSTADRAAISIAAGGMQKALSLNKTSMGVLMSAFSWAYVIGQLPSGWLGDKIGSKKIMAIGVAFWSLATFAMGFSGWFFFSFGLLIFLRICLGAFETPVGPGSGRILAAWFPTSERGVAGSIYNSAQYVSIAIFSPFMGLLAFKYGWEYVYLIMGALGFVFLAAWLKLFHVPRKHPKVNQAELDYITEGGGVIDLDSNLGNADSKAAAKSSFSWSDVGKLFKSRMLVGIFIAQYCVNAITYFFMTWFPNYLVTARHFSILNAGIVASLPAVFGCIGGLSSGFVSDGILKKSGSLSLARKIPITIGLLLSASIILCNYTDSNTVVIAFMCLAFFGKGFGSLGWTVISDTAPKKIVGVASGVFNGLGNLAGIIVPVIIGMIVDKTGSFSGALLFVGIHGVIAVLSYWIIVGRIQRLELE
- a CDS encoding enolase C-terminal domain-like protein, whose translation is MTPKKILKLAEATHELYGFEDFKLKGGVLRGEEEIEAIIALHERFPKARITLDPNGGWLLRDAIRLCKDMHGILAYAEDPCGAENGFSGREVMVEFRRETGLPTATNMIATDWRQFVHSLSLQSVSIPEKPGLGIEIDMDQVAKANELYNKHCLGARNDAMGMQYLIPGWEFNNKKPCMVR
- a CDS encoding gluconate:H+ symporter, producing MALVTVAFGVLILLILMMGFKIDGFISLILVSLIVGLMLGMPLDKVTASMYKGVGSQLQSLIFILAFGAMLGKLLSDSGAASRIATTLINKFGKKNARWAMLLTALVVGITMFYEAGFIVLIPIVYTVVIEMDIPLMSAGLPVVTGLSITHTFLPPHPGPALVVSTYGASMGKTLLLGLLIAIPSIIILELFYNKSKWALSAKASIPEGLASRQKFKEEELPGFGISVFTALIPIFLIAASTFGELLLDKNSIALKYINFIGDGPIALLISVLFATYTLGIARGKKMEEVMKSLAGSVKAIAMILLVIGAGGAFKQVIVDAGIGNAVNELTKNINISPLILAWIIAAAVRTAVGSATVAISTASGIILPMIATSGVNIELMVLATSCGSMFASHVNDPGFWMFKEYFNLSVVDAIKVRTPYTCLLSVFGLIGVLILSNFF
- a CDS encoding glycerate kinase, which produces MKIVIAPDSFKGSLTALEVANSIEEGLEEYNKDFIIEKVPMADGGEGTVESLVSLTNGEIINVEVKDPLLREIKGFYGLLGDKKTAVIEMAAASGLPLLKENERNPLITSSYGTGQLIKDALDRGCKNFIIGIGGSATNDGGTGMLKALGARFLDKANKEISDGAAELDQLYKIDMTGFDERIFECDIKVACDVENPLCGDNGASFIFGAQKGADKPMMKVLDNNLCHYGKILENTFNLEVINVPGAGAAGGMGAALIAVVRAKLERGIDIIIRESELSEKLKDADLVFTGEGRIDYQTKFGKTPFGVASEAKKKNIPVIALAGSIGDGTETLYELGFDGIFSIIDKPMSLDDAIKNSSELVKEAAFRIINLYLSHERKLK